One Polaribacter sp. SA4-12 genomic window carries:
- a CDS encoding GIY-YIG nuclease family protein encodes MKTIHQYYVYLLASKIRGTLYIGVTNDLQRRVYEHKMGIKKGFTQKYGVNKLVYFETFQNIEEAITRENNMKKWKRAWKIKLIEKENIQWSDLSKDWYDTIL; translated from the coding sequence ATGAAAACAATCCATCAATATTATGTTTATCTTTTGGCAAGCAAAATTAGAGGAACATTATATATTGGTGTAACAAATGATTTACAAAGAAGAGTTTACGAACATAAAATGGGAATCAAAAAAGGTTTTACTCAAAAATATGGTGTGAACAAATTGGTTTATTTTGAGACGTTCCAAAATATTGAAGAAGCAATTACAAGAGAAAATAATATGAAGAAATGGAAACGTGCTTGGAAAATTAAATTGATTGAAAAAGAGAATATTCAATGGTCGGATTTATCTAAAGATTGGTATGATACTATTTTATAA
- a CDS encoding Mpo1 family 2-hydroxy fatty acid dioxygenase yields the protein MKTAKEYFDEYAVSHQNETNQAIHYVCVPLIFFSVIGLLMSIPTTFLENTFNLSNPLLENWAVIVGLVISIFYLRLGFWYLIEMLFVILISIIANFWLGNQVNLLYASITIFVLAWIGQFYGHKVEGKKPSFLKDLEFLLIGPLWVIQKLGKKKN from the coding sequence ATGAAAACTGCCAAAGAATATTTTGATGAGTATGCTGTAAGTCATCAAAACGAAACAAACCAAGCCATACATTATGTTTGTGTTCCATTAATTTTCTTTAGTGTTATTGGTTTGCTTATGAGTATACCAACAACGTTTTTAGAAAACACCTTCAATTTATCTAACCCATTACTAGAAAATTGGGCAGTAATTGTTGGTCTTGTTATTTCTATTTTTTATTTACGATTAGGGTTTTGGTATTTAATTGAAATGCTGTTTGTTATTCTAATTTCTATTATTGCTAATTTTTGGTTAGGCAACCAGGTAAACTTACTATATGCATCAATTACAATTTTTGTTTTAGCTTGGATTGGTCAATTTTACGGACATAAAGTGGAAGGAAAAAAGCCTTCATTTTTAAAAGATTTAGAATTTTTATTAATTGGTCCTTTGTGGGTAATTCAGAAATTAGGAAAAAAGAAAAATTAA
- a CDS encoding exo-beta-N-acetylmuramidase NamZ family protein encodes MIDFKPFKSTYLFLFLMLNFQLISCAQSSGLKVKKSNVKKEKAENLIIKTGAERTNLYVNLLKGKYVAVVANQTSVLSLLQRAEVAPNIMGSKKVTQHLVDYLHNYNGINVKKVFAPEHGFRGKADAAELVKDGFDTKTGLKIVSLYGKTKKPSAKELEGIDVVVFDIQDVGARFYTYISSLHYVMEACAELGIRVIILDRPNPNGHYVDGPVLEMEHTSFVGKHPVPVVYGMTIGEYGQMINGEKWLKNGIQCDLTVIPLANYTHDSEYSLTIRPSPNLPNDKSINLYPSLGFFEGTIINAGRGTEFQFQRYGASFFPKSNFNYIPKPNFGSKYPKEKGKLCYGVDLSNIEKLSAINLEWLIDAYQKTPKTEKFFGKTFTIHAGNTKLQKQIEQGLSESDIRKTWEKDLEAFKLIRNKYLIYE; translated from the coding sequence ATGATTGATTTTAAACCTTTCAAAAGTACATATTTATTCTTATTTCTAATGCTGAATTTTCAGCTGATTTCTTGCGCTCAAAGTTCTGGATTAAAAGTTAAAAAGTCGAACGTTAAAAAGGAAAAAGCTGAAAACCTAATAATTAAAACAGGAGCAGAAAGAACCAATTTATACGTAAACTTGCTAAAGGGGAAGTATGTTGCTGTGGTTGCAAACCAGACTTCAGTGTTGTCGCTTTTACAAAGAGCAGAAGTTGCGCCTAATATTATGGGGTCTAAAAAAGTTACACAACATTTAGTAGATTATTTGCATAATTATAATGGCATAAACGTAAAAAAAGTGTTTGCACCAGAACATGGTTTTCGTGGAAAAGCAGATGCTGCTGAACTTGTAAAAGATGGTTTTGATACTAAAACAGGTTTAAAAATTGTTTCTTTATATGGGAAAACTAAAAAACCTTCTGCTAAAGAATTAGAAGGAATTGATGTTGTGGTTTTTGATATTCAAGATGTTGGAGCGCGTTTTTACACTTATATTTCTTCTCTACATTATGTGATGGAAGCTTGTGCTGAACTCGGAATCCGAGTGATAATTTTAGACAGACCAAACCCAAATGGACATTATGTTGATGGGCCAGTTTTAGAAATGGAACATACCTCTTTTGTTGGTAAACATCCTGTTCCTGTTGTTTATGGAATGACAATTGGCGAATATGGACAAATGATAAATGGTGAAAAATGGCTTAAAAACGGAATTCAGTGTGATTTAACAGTAATTCCTTTGGCTAATTATACGCATGATTCTGAATACAGTTTAACGATAAGACCTTCACCAAATTTACCAAATGATAAATCTATAAACTTGTATCCCAGTTTAGGTTTTTTTGAAGGAACCATCATTAATGCAGGTAGAGGAACAGAGTTTCAGTTTCAAAGATATGGAGCTTCATTTTTTCCTAAAAGCAACTTTAATTATATTCCAAAACCAAACTTTGGTTCTAAATATCCAAAAGAAAAAGGTAAACTTTGTTATGGTGTAGATTTAAGTAATATAGAAAAATTAAGTGCTATAAATTTAGAATGGCTAATTGATGCGTATCAGAAAACACCAAAAACAGAAAAATTCTTTGGAAAAACGTTTACGATTCATGCAGGAAATACAAAACTTCAAAAACAAATTGAGCAAGGTTTGTCTGAATCAGATATTAGAAAAACTTGGGAGAAAGATTTGGAGGCTTTTAAATTAATTAGGAACAAATATTTGATTTATGAATAA
- a CDS encoding LysE family translocator, with the protein MFEILISFAIATSILSLSPGPDNIFVLTQSIVNGTKYGLATVFGLMSGCLVHTTLVVFGVSAIIKENESLFFVIKLIGASYLIFLAYKVYKSDSKIVLSNDSVKKESVLQLFKKGFIMNVLNPKVALFFLAFFPQFLFSKTISTVIQFYTLGGIFILVSFIVFGIIAVLAGSISNYLKEHSKVGVYLKWGQIIVFCFIAIMILL; encoded by the coding sequence ATGTTCGAAATTCTCATTTCATTTGCAATAGCAACTTCTATTTTATCACTTTCTCCAGGACCTGATAATATTTTTGTACTCACACAAAGTATTGTTAATGGCACAAAATATGGTTTGGCAACCGTTTTTGGATTAATGTCTGGTTGTTTGGTTCATACTACGTTGGTTGTTTTTGGTGTTTCTGCAATCATCAAAGAAAATGAAAGTCTTTTTTTTGTCATCAAACTAATAGGAGCAAGTTATTTGATTTTTCTGGCTTATAAAGTTTATAAAAGTGATTCTAAAATAGTATTGTCTAATGACTCTGTAAAAAAGGAATCTGTACTTCAGTTGTTTAAAAAAGGATTTATAATGAATGTTTTAAATCCTAAAGTTGCTTTATTCTTTTTAGCTTTTTTTCCTCAGTTTTTGTTTTCTAAAACTATTTCTACTGTCATTCAATTTTATACTTTAGGAGGAATATTTATTTTAGTTTCCTTTATTGTTTTTGGAATTATAGCCGTTTTAGCTGGAAGTATCTCTAATTATTTAAAAGAACATTCTAAAGTAGGTGTTTACTTAAAATGGGGACAAATAATTGTATTCTGTTTTATTGCAATTATGATTTTACTGTAA
- a CDS encoding YqaE/Pmp3 family membrane protein — translation MSFFRVLFTIIFPPLSVIDKGCGSFFIIFLLTLCGWIPGVIGALVILNNPKN, via the coding sequence ATGAGTTTTTTTAGAGTTTTATTCACCATTATTTTTCCTCCACTTTCTGTAATAGACAAAGGTTGTGGATCATTCTTTATTATCTTTTTACTAACACTTTGTGGATGGATTCCTGGAGTAATAGGAGCGTTGGTAATTTTAAATAATCCTAAGAATTAA
- a CDS encoding tRNA-binding protein, with product MKEEITFEDFLKVDIRIGTIIEVNDFPKARKPAYQLTIDFGDLGIKKSSAQITDLYSKEDLLNKQISAVINFKPRQIANFMSEVLVIGVYNTEGNVVLLQASKGIKNGEQVS from the coding sequence ATGAAAGAAGAAATTACTTTTGAAGACTTTTTAAAGGTTGATATTAGAATAGGAACTATAATTGAAGTCAATGATTTTCCGAAAGCAAGAAAACCAGCATATCAACTTACTATTGATTTTGGAGATTTAGGAATTAAAAAATCGAGTGCTCAAATAACAGATTTATATTCTAAAGAGGATTTACTGAATAAACAGATTTCTGCTGTTATCAACTTTAAACCTAGACAAATCGCTAATTTTATGAGTGAAGTTTTGGTAATTGGGGTTTATAATACTGAAGGAAACGTTGTTTTATTACAAGCTTCAAAAGGTATTAAAAATGGAGAGCAGGTTTCTTAA
- a CDS encoding ABC transporter permease — MNYELFIAKRIIAGKKYKNSISSPIIKIAITAIALGIIIMLIAVATGAGLQNKIRDKLAGFKGHVQIINYDANNSDVSTVPIKKDQDFYPKFKNVDGIKNIQVFANKGGILRTKTEFEGIIFKGVSTDYDWTFFKEYLLEGRTPNLKLPRTKEVLLSQTIVNRLQLKLNDTILATFLKTATSKLPSNRKYTIVGIYNSGFAEFDKSMMIGDIREVQKLNKWTENEIGGFEIILDNFDNITEKGEEIYSNIGATLNSKTILDSYPTVFEWIKLFDNNVWFIIAIMILVAGINMITALLVLILERVQMIGILKALGSTNTSIRKIFLYNASYLILKGLFWGNIIGLSIIFIQYYFKIITLNPETYYVTTMPVHISFTYILLLNIGTLIMSFLMLIIPSYIITKINPSKSIKFA; from the coding sequence TTGAATTACGAGTTATTTATTGCAAAACGCATTATTGCTGGCAAAAAGTATAAAAATAGCATTTCATCGCCAATAATAAAAATTGCAATCACTGCAATTGCGTTAGGAATTATTATTATGCTAATTGCTGTGGCAACTGGTGCTGGCTTGCAAAATAAAATTCGCGATAAACTGGCTGGTTTTAAAGGCCACGTACAAATTATCAATTACGATGCCAATAATTCTGATGTTTCTACAGTACCTATAAAAAAAGACCAAGATTTTTATCCGAAGTTTAAAAATGTAGACGGAATTAAAAATATTCAGGTTTTTGCAAACAAAGGCGGAATTTTAAGAACAAAAACCGAATTTGAAGGTATTATTTTTAAAGGAGTTTCTACAGATTATGATTGGACTTTCTTTAAAGAGTATTTATTAGAAGGTAGAACTCCAAATTTAAAACTACCAAGAACTAAAGAAGTTCTTTTATCACAAACAATTGTAAATCGTTTACAACTAAAATTAAACGACACTATTTTAGCTACTTTCTTAAAAACTGCAACAAGTAAATTACCATCAAATAGAAAATATACCATTGTAGGAATTTACAATTCTGGTTTTGCAGAATTCGATAAAAGCATGATGATTGGTGATATTAGAGAGGTTCAGAAGCTTAATAAATGGACAGAAAACGAAATTGGTGGTTTCGAAATTATTTTAGATAATTTTGATAACATTACAGAAAAAGGAGAAGAAATTTACAGTAATATTGGCGCAACTTTAAATAGCAAAACTATTTTAGACAGCTACCCAACCGTTTTTGAATGGATTAAACTTTTCGATAACAATGTATGGTTTATTATTGCCATTATGATTCTTGTTGCTGGTATTAATATGATAACCGCTTTACTGGTTTTAATTCTAGAACGCGTACAAATGATTGGTATTTTAAAAGCATTAGGAAGCACAAATACAAGTATTAGAAAAATATTTTTATACAATGCTTCTTACCTTATCTTAAAAGGACTTTTCTGGGGAAATATTATTGGTTTGTCTATTATTTTTATTCAGTATTACTTTAAAATAATTACGCTTAATCCTGAAACATATTATGTAACTACAATGCCAGTTCACATTTCGTTTACTTACATTTTATTGCTAAATATTGGTACGTTAATTATGTCTTTTTTAATGTTGATTATTCCTTCTTACATCATTACAAAAATCAATCCTTCGAAGTCAATTAAATTTGCGTAA
- a CDS encoding sterol desaturase family protein: METIFNYFETIPSAHRSLILVGGITFFWLLEGAIPLFKFDYKKWKHAFPNLFFTFTTILINFSLAFLLLKSADWVQVNNFGLINWLPEMPLWLYVVLGVLFLDFFGAYLAHFTEHKITPLWMVHLVHHSDHKVDTTTANRHHPIESVIRFAFTLLGVFIVGTPIAIVMMYQSISLIFTQFTHANIKISPKVDKLLSYFIVSPDMHKIHHHYKLPYTDSNYGNIFSIWDRLLGTYMEMDREKIIYGVDTFPDEVKNSSLKELLKQPFLGSRKPTNLDEIN, encoded by the coding sequence TTGGAAACCATCTTTAATTATTTCGAAACAATTCCTTCTGCACATAGAAGTTTAATTTTAGTCGGCGGAATTACTTTTTTCTGGCTTTTAGAAGGCGCAATTCCGTTATTTAAATTTGATTATAAAAAATGGAAACACGCTTTTCCTAATCTATTTTTTACGTTTACAACCATACTCATCAACTTTTCATTAGCTTTTTTATTATTAAAATCTGCAGATTGGGTTCAGGTCAATAATTTTGGTTTGATTAACTGGTTACCAGAAATGCCACTTTGGTTATATGTTGTTTTAGGAGTTTTGTTTTTAGATTTTTTCGGTGCTTATTTAGCACATTTTACAGAACACAAAATAACACCTTTGTGGATGGTACATTTGGTACATCATTCAGATCATAAAGTAGATACAACAACAGCAAACAGACACCACCCAATAGAAAGTGTCATCCGTTTTGCATTTACATTATTAGGTGTTTTTATAGTAGGAACTCCCATTGCAATTGTTATGATGTATCAATCTATCTCTTTAATTTTCACACAATTTACACACGCAAATATTAAAATATCACCAAAGGTGGATAAGCTTCTAAGTTACTTTATTGTGTCTCCAGATATGCACAAAATTCATCATCATTATAAGTTGCCTTATACAGATTCTAACTACGGAAATATCTTTTCTATTTGGGACAGACTTTTAGGAACGTATATGGAAATGGATCGTGAAAAAATCATCTATGGAGTAGATACTTTTCCCGATGAAGTTAAAAATTCTTCTTTAAAAGAACTATTGAAGCAGCCTTTTCTAGGATCTAGAAAACCAACTAACTTAGATGAAATAAATTAA
- a CDS encoding quinone-dependent dihydroorotate dehydrogenase, whose amino-acid sequence MYKSIVRPIFFLFDPEKIHYFTFSLVKTLCKIPFVSSIFRSLYVVEDKRLERTLFGITFKNPVGLAAGFDKNAVLYNELANFGFGFIEIGTVTPKGQAGNPKKRLFRLKDDQGIINRMGFNNDGMEAAIKNLKNNKGKVIIGGNIGKNTATTPENYTEDYCEVFKELHPYVDYFVLNVSCPNVGSHAKLNDKDYLLELISACKELNSKEEIQKPILLKIAPDLNNMQLDEIIDLVNETKIDGVIASNTSTNRENLTVSKERLAEIGNGGVSGQPVKNQSTAVIKYLADTSNKSFPIIGVGGIHSEKDALEKLNAGADLVQVYTGFIYEGPGLVKRINKAILQQS is encoded by the coding sequence ATGTACAAATCTATTGTAAGACCAATTTTCTTTTTATTCGATCCAGAAAAGATTCATTATTTCACTTTTTCTTTAGTAAAAACACTGTGTAAAATTCCTTTTGTTTCTTCAATTTTTAGAAGTTTATACGTTGTTGAAGACAAACGTTTAGAAAGAACTTTATTCGGAATTACTTTTAAAAACCCTGTTGGTTTAGCCGCTGGTTTTGATAAGAATGCTGTTTTATACAACGAATTAGCAAATTTTGGTTTCGGTTTTATTGAAATAGGAACTGTAACTCCAAAAGGACAAGCAGGGAATCCTAAGAAAAGATTATTTAGATTAAAGGATGATCAGGGAATTATTAATAGAATGGGTTTTAATAATGACGGAATGGAAGCTGCCATTAAAAACTTAAAGAATAATAAAGGCAAAGTTATTATTGGTGGAAACATTGGTAAAAATACAGCAACAACTCCAGAAAATTATACAGAAGATTATTGTGAGGTTTTTAAAGAATTACATCCTTATGTAGATTATTTTGTACTGAATGTGAGTTGCCCTAATGTTGGGAGTCATGCAAAACTGAACGATAAAGACTATTTATTAGAGTTGATTTCTGCTTGTAAAGAACTAAATTCTAAAGAAGAAATACAAAAACCAATCTTATTAAAAATTGCTCCGGATTTAAATAATATGCAATTAGATGAAATTATAGATTTGGTAAATGAAACAAAAATTGATGGAGTAATTGCTTCTAATACTTCTACAAATAGAGAAAATCTAACAGTTTCTAAAGAGCGTTTAGCAGAAATAGGAAATGGTGGAGTAAGTGGGCAACCTGTAAAAAATCAAAGTACAGCTGTTATTAAATATTTAGCGGATACTTCTAATAAATCTTTTCCTATTATTGGAGTAGGAGGTATTCATTCAGAAAAAGATGCTTTAGAAAAGCTGAATGCAGGTGCAGATTTAGTGCAAGTGTATACAGGTTTTATTTATGAAGGACCAGGTTTGGTGAAACGTATCAATAAAGCAATTTTACAACAATCTTAA
- a CDS encoding YfiT family bacillithiol transferase, with protein sequence MTIEELKYPIGQADIPEKITKKNIEDWISDLERFPQELEFLTRDLSENQLDTPYRESGWTIRQVIHHCYDSHHNSYTRFKWALTENKPVIKAYYEEIWAELNDAKSAPIFLSIDALKALHSKWVYFLRDLTDNDLEKTFIHPSGNEEVSLKENIGIYAWHCQHHYAHIEQLMIRKNWK encoded by the coding sequence ATGACAATAGAAGAATTAAAATACCCAATAGGACAAGCAGATATCCCTGAAAAAATTACTAAAAAAAATATTGAAGATTGGATTTCTGATTTAGAACGATTTCCTCAAGAATTAGAATTTTTAACCAGAGATTTATCAGAAAATCAACTAGATACTCCTTACAGAGAAAGTGGTTGGACAATTAGGCAAGTGATACATCATTGTTATGATAGTCATCATAATTCGTACACACGTTTTAAATGGGCTTTAACAGAAAACAAACCTGTAATTAAGGCTTATTATGAAGAAATTTGGGCCGAATTAAATGATGCTAAATCTGCGCCTATCTTTTTATCTATTGATGCTTTAAAAGCGTTGCATTCTAAATGGGTCTATTTTTTAAGAGATTTAACGGATAATGATTTAGAAAAAACGTTTATTCATCCTTCAGGAAATGAAGAAGTTAGTTTAAAAGAAAATATCGGAATTTATGCATGGCATTGTCAACATCATTATGCACATATTGAACAATTGATGATTAGAAAAAATTGGAAATAG